The Streptomyces sp. NBC_00162 sequence GTGTCGTACCCCAGCCAGGCGACCACGGCGGAGCGCGGATGCTCGGCCTGGAGGCGCTGCTGAAGGGAGACGGCCCCGGCACGGAACCTTTGGTAGGTGTCGAGCGTCGTGTCGGACCCGGGCACCAGGACGGTGACCCGGTCGGCGGTTTCCAGATCGCCGAACACCTCGACGGCCCGGCCCCGCCCGCGGCCGTCGAAGGCGAGGAACTGCGCCGTACCGGCCGCCTCCATGGCGCCCAGCTTCGCGGCCCGCCCGGTGCGTCCGGCGTCCGTGGCCAAACGGGCCGCTTCGGCGAGGTTGGCACGGTTGGCCGTGTACCGGTCGCGGGGCGCGGCGTCCTCGGCGAACGCCACGGGTATGGGCGCGGGGACGTCGGGAGAGGCGGCTGCGGACACCGGCAGCACGACGGCCGCCGCGACCAGCGCTGCCAGCAGGGTGCGGCGCAGCCGGCCGGTCGACCCGCCGCCGTGCGCCGTCGCAGTGGCCCTCTTGGTGCTCGTCGCCGTCCCCGCCGCCATGGTCTCTTCCTTCGGTCAGGAAGAGCCGTCAGCGCCCTTCTCTGCATCCGAAGTTAGAAATCGCGACCCCTCGTCGGCGTCCCGCTCCAGAGCCGTGTTCCTGCGTAGCTCTCAGGTATGACAGGGGTTACCTGAGAGTCAGGTCCGAGGCTGAAGTCCCTGGTGAGAGTGGTCGGTTAGGGTCGATGGATGACCGCAACCGACTGGCGTCACGACCGCATAGGCAGTGCTCACCGGGGGCAGAACCCGACCGTCCTGCGCCGCCTCGACGCGGGCTTCGCCGTGATCGGGGACCGGCAGTTCCTGCCCGGGTACTCCGTCCTGCTGACCGACGATCCCGCCGTGACCCGGCTCTCCGACCTGCCCCGGGCGCGCAGGACCGCCTACCTCACCGACATGGAACGGCTCGCCGAGGCCGTAGAACGGGCCTGCCGCCGCCTCGATCCCGCGTTCCGCCGCGTGAACATCGAGATCCTGGGCAACACCGACCCGTACCTCCACGCCCACATCTGGCCCCGCTACGACTGGGAGCCCGCCGACCGCGTCCGGCTGCCCGTCTGGTTGTACGGGGAGGAGTACTGGCGGGACGGACGGTACGAGCTGAGCCACCGCCACGACGGTCTGCGGGCCGCCATCGGGGAGGAGCTGGACGCCCTCGGAGCCCAGTCCCTCGGAGCCCAGTCCCTCGGAGCTCAGTCCGCCGCCAACGGTTCTACGTAGCCCGCCCGCCAGCGGGGTGCCGGGTCCTGGCCGGGGCTGGTCCAGTACTCCCGCGCTCCGACGATCTCGCCGTCCCGCACCGTCCAGAGGGAGACGGCCCGGTAGAGCACGTGGTCCTGGGGCATCTCCGCCTCGGTGACGACGAGGTCCCCGTCCGCGAGTGCCCTGCGGGGCCGGGTGGGGTGCGGCGGTGCCGGGTCGGCTGCGCGGGGGGCAGGCTGCGTCCGAGGCACCTGGGGCTCCGCCCCAGACCCCGCGCCTCAAACTCCCCCAGACTCCGTCCGGGGGGACCCCCAGGCGGGGCCGGTTGGTGGTGCGGGCGGGGGTGTGGACAGGGTGTCCAGGGCCGCCGTCAGGCGTTCCAGGACGTGGACCGTTTCCGTGAAGGCGGCATCGCCCAGTTCTTCTGCCAGGCGGGTGGCCAGGGAGGCGTGGCCCGGGGTGATGCGGGCGATCGCCGCGCGGCCCGCATCCGTCGGGCGCAGGAGTTTGGCGCGGCGGTGTGCCGGGTTCGGGACGTACTCCGCCAGGCCCTCGGCGGCGAGCAGGTCGGCGATGCGCTGGACGCTCTGCCGCGTGATGCCCA is a genomic window containing:
- a CDS encoding alpha/beta hydrolase family protein — translated: MAAGTATSTKRATATAHGGGSTGRLRRTLLAALVAAAVVLPVSAAASPDVPAPIPVAFAEDAAPRDRYTANRANLAEAARLATDAGRTGRAAKLGAMEAAGTAQFLAFDGRGRGRAVEVFGDLETADRVTVLVPGSDTTLDTYQRFRAGAVSLQQRLQAEHPRSAVVAWLGYDTPGTVSTTVLTAARADEAAAELGPFLDRLGDVSGPGARLSLLCHSYGSVVCARTGTGPAVADMVLFGSPGTGADAARDLPTGARVWAGRGSDDWIGNVPHARLGAIGFGTDPVDPAFGARAFAAGAAGHSDYLKPGTESLDSLAAIVLGTATADTATTTASEASHA
- a CDS encoding HIT family protein: MTATDWRHDRIGSAHRGQNPTVLRRLDAGFAVIGDRQFLPGYSVLLTDDPAVTRLSDLPRARRTAYLTDMERLAEAVERACRRLDPAFRRVNIEILGNTDPYLHAHIWPRYDWEPADRVRLPVWLYGEEYWRDGRYELSHRHDGLRAAIGEELDALGAQSLGAQSLGAQSAANGST
- a CDS encoding MarR family winged helix-turn-helix transcriptional regulator; its protein translation is MREPEELPVRARQDLLSRTALGVFRLNGQFLAVSEELARPAGLTAAWWQVLGAVLRDPLPVAGIARAMGITRQSVQRIADLLAAEGLAEYVPNPAHRRAKLLRPTDAGRAAIARITPGHASLATRLAEELGDAAFTETVHVLERLTAALDTLSTPPPAPPTGPAWGSPRTESGGV